The genomic DNA TCTAATTAGAAAGCGATGACATGACCTTGGCACTTCAACTTTATTCCATGCGCGATTGCAGCGACCAGATTGCATTGCTTGGCCATTTGCCCGCGATGGGGATTACGAAAATCGAAGGCTATGGCGGCGTGTACGGCGATCCAACCGCCTACCGTGCGGCGATGGAAGCGAATGGCATTTCGATGCCCTCGGGCCATATGGGGCTGGACGATATTGAGGCTGATTTCGACGCGACGATGCATATCGTGAAAACACTCGGGATAGGCCGGGTTTTCGCGCCTTACCTCGAAGAAAACGACCGTCCCACAACCGCCGCTGGTTACACCGATCTGGCGCGGCAATTAAATACTGCAGCCACACGCTACGCCGATCACGGAATCTCGTTTGGCTGGCACAACCATGACTTTGAATTTATGGCGCTGGCCGATGGAAGCACCCCGTTGGACATTTTGATGGAAAAAGCACCCGATATCACATGGGAAGCTGATCTGGCGTGGATCGTGCGCGGCGGGCGTGACCCATTGGAATTCATCCAGCGTTACGGTGGCCGCCTGTCGGCCATTCACGTCAAAGACATCGCCGAAAACGGCACCAACCTTGACGAAGACGGCTGGTGCGATCTTGGTGCGGGAACGATGGATTGGGCAGCACTTTTGCAGGCCTGCCGCAATCAATCCAGCGATCTGATTTATGCGCTTGAACACGACAAGCCGAGCGACCCGATTGGCTATGCAACCCGCTCAGCAGCCGCTTTCAAAACCCTTTGGGAGAATACGCATGACTAAGGATCTGGGCGTTGGCATCATCGGATGCGGTAACATTTCCGCCGCGTATTTGCAGTTGGCCCCAATTTTCAGGGGTTACGACATTGTGGCTGTCGCCGACATCAATATGGACAACGCGCGGGCACGGGCCACGGAATTTGATGTGCGGGCACATACCGTCGATGACTTGTTGGCCGCAGACGATATTGATCTTGTTATCAACCTGACTGTTCCGGCAGCGCACGTTCAAGTGTCCCGCGCCATTTTGCAGGCTGGCAAACACGTTTATTCCGAAAAACCATTCGTGTTGAGTCTTGCCGAGGCACAAGAACTTGGCGGCATCGCAAAGGCCAACAATCTGCGCATCGGGTCCGCACCAGATACGTTTTTGGGGGCCAGCCACCAGCTTGCACGCAACCTTGTAGACAGCAGTACAATTGGAACTGTGACGTCTGGCGCAGCCGTCGTGATGTCATCAGGCATGGAAGACTGGCATCCAAACCCCGATTTTTTCTTTCTAAAGGGTGGTGGGCCAATCCTTGATTTGGGGCCTTACTACATTTGCAATTTGGTGCAGATGCTTGGCCCAGTAAAGAAAGTCACCAGCTTTACTGGTATGGCGAGCGACACCCGCATTATCCAGAACGGTCCACGCTACGGCGAAACAGTTCCGGTGCAAACCCCCACGACGATCCATGCGATCATGTCGTTTGAAAGCGGTGCAATTATCAGCCTGCTGTCCAGCTGGGATGTTTGGGCCAGCAATCATCCGACAATGGAGCTTTATGGCACTGAAGGGACAATGAACGTTCCTGACCCTAACTGGTTTGGCGGCGTGTTAACCGTGACCGAGCGCGGTGGTGAACCGATTGAAAAATCTTGGGACCATCCGTTTGCCATTCCCAATTTCGAGGACGTTCACGCAAACTATCGCGGCGCGGGTTTGGCGGATATGGCGCTGGCCATTGCGGCGGATCGACCACACCGCTGTAGCAGCGACTTTGCGACCCATGTTGTCGAAGTGATGACGGCTATTCTTGCGGCGGGCGAAACGGGTCAGGTCATAACCATGACGACCACGTGCGAACGCCCCGAAGGTTTGGGACCTGACCAAGCGCGCGCTTTGCTGGCCTGATTGCATTTAAACGGAGATAAAGATGAGTAGTTCGATCAAAGGTCCAGCAATATTTTTGGCGCAGTTTTTGGGTGACAAAGCGCCGTTCAATTCCCTGCCCGCCATTGTCGAATGGGCCGCGGGTCTGGGGTACAAGGGCGTGCAAATCCCAACATGGGATACGCGGGTTTTTGATCTCGACAAGGCTGCGTCTAGCAAGACCTACTGCGATGAAATTGCTGGGGTTTGCGCACAGCATGGCGTGGCCATCACCGAACTTTCAACCCATTTACAAAGCCAGCTTGTGGCGGTGCATCCGGCATATGACACGGCGTTTGATGCCTTTGCGCCAAGCGCATTGCACGGCAACCCCGCCAAACGTCAGATTTGGGCGGTTGATCAGGTCACCAAGGCCGCAAAAGCGTCGCAACACCTTGGGTTAACGGGGGCTGTTGGGTTTACAGGATCGCTCGCGTTTCCCTACCTTTATCCTTGGCCACAGCGCCCTGCCGGACTTATCGATGAGGCGTTCACGGAACTGGCGCGTCGTTGGAAACCGATCTTGGATGTGTACGACGACGCGGGCGTGGACTTTGGTTTCGAAATTCACCCAGGCGAAGACGTGTTCGACGGGGCTACGTTCGAACGTTTCCTCGATACGCTCAAAAATCACCCCCGATGCAAAATTACCTATGATCCTTCGCATTTCCTGCTTCAGCAGATGGATTATCTATCCTTTATCAACATCTACCACGACTGCATCAGCGCGTTCCACGTCAAGGATGCTGAATTCAACCCAACAGGGCGGCAAGGCGTCTATTCAGGCTACGCAGATTGGACCGACCGAGCAGGGAGATTCCGTTCCCTTGGCGACGGGCAGGTAGATTTTAAAGGCATCTTTTCGCGGCTCACGCAATATGGGTTTGATGGTTGGGCTGTGCTCGAATGGGAATGTTGTCTCAAACATCCCGAACAAGGGGCTGCAGAAGGTGCGCCGTTTATCGCGGATCACATCATACGTCGGACGGACAAGGCATTTGATGATTTTGCGGGTGGTGATGCGGATCCAACCGCCTTGCGTAATATGATGGGTTTTTAAGAATGGCACTGCTAAAGCTCGGCATGGTTGGTGGCGGACAGGGTGCGTTTATTGGCGGTGTTCACCGTATGGCATCACGACTGGACGGCTGTTTTGAATTGGTTGCGGGCGCTTTTGCGTCTGACCCCGCCCGCGCCCATGCGTCGGCAGAAATATTAGGGGTCAGCGCCGATCGCTCATACGCTGACTACCGTGAAATGGCGACGGCAGAGGCCGCCCGGCCGGATGGGATCGACGCCGTTTCCATCGTAACGCCAAACCATTTGCACGGCCCTATCGCAGAAGCGTTCCTGGCGCAGGATATCAATGTGATCTGTGACAAACCGATGACCGCAACACTGGCGCAAGCCAGAAGCCTGATGCTTGCCGCAGAAGCGTCCAAGGGGCATTTCTTTTTGACCCATAACTACACCGGTTATCCCATGATCCGGCAGGCGCAACAGATGGTGTCCGAAGGGGCGCTCGGCAATATTAGGATCGTTGAGGCAAATTATCTACAGGACTGGCTGAGCGAAGCGCCCGCACCAGACAACAAGCAGGCGGCATGGCGCACAGACCCCGCGCAATCTGGCGGAGGCGCGATTGGGGACATCGGAACGCATGCCTATAACCTTGCGTGTTTTGTAACCGGGCTGCGTACAACGAGGTTGAACGCCACCTTGCAGGCCCATGTAGCAGGGCGAACCGTCGACGATGATGCGCGCGTCACACTGCAATTTGATGGCGGCGCACGCGGTCATATTTGGGCCAGTCAGGTGGCGGTCGGCAATGAAAACAATCTGACTTTGGCTATCTATGGGACCAAAGGGTCAATCAAATGGGCACAAGAGAACCCTAATATCCTCTTATTCACAAAATTGGGTGACGCACCGCAGATGATCACGCGTGGTGGGGTGGCCGCCCACCCATCTGCGGCTGCCGTGACGCGCATTCCGGCAGGCCATCCCGAAGGCTACTTGGAGGCTTTCGCCACACTATACCGCGAAGCCGCAGAGGTGATCGCGGCAAACAGTGAACCAACCAGAAAAAGTGCCGTCATAGGCATCAAACAGGGGTTGGACGGCATGCGTTTCGTGGATGCCTGCCAACGATCATCCGACGACGGTGGGGCTTGGATTGCGCTCTAGCGGGCGCATTGCAACGTGCATCGCCAGCGACCGGCAAAGTGAGACAAGCTGGCTTAGACCTGACCAATCTTAAAGCCGCGTGATAGCTGATGACGCATCGCAAAAAGCAGAATCGCGCCGGGTATCATTGACGCGGCCGTTACAGCCATCACCAGACCAATGTCAGTTTGAAAGCCAAAAAGCGCGTTGATCGCCATACTGATCGGCTTTCCGTTTGTGGTCGTCAGAATTCGGGCAAAGACAACTTCGACCCACGAAAACATGAAACAGAAAAACGCCGTGACAGCGATGCCGGGAACGATCAGCGGAAGCAGGAACTTCCAGATCACTTGCCGTCTGGAGTATCCGTCAAGAAAGGCGGTTTCGTCCATTTCTTTCGGTATGGCTGATATAAACCCTTGCAGGATCCAAATCGATATAGGGAGGTTGAACAAGCAATGAGCCAACGCGATCCCGAAGACCGAATTGACGACGCCAAGTGCTGAAAATAACTGAAAAATCGGGAGAGTCAGAACCACGGGTGGGGTAATCCGAAGCGCAATAAAAGCAAGGAACAGGTGTTTGTCCCCGACAAAAGAAATGCGCGAAAACGCGTAGGCTGCAGGGATCGCGACAGGCACGGTTATGCAGATATTGATCACGACATAGGCCAGTGAATTACCAAAGGCTGCGCGTAAATTCGGATTCGTAAAGATGGCGGAATAGTTGCGCAGTGTCAGGTCGCCGACTTCGGTATCGGGGTTCGGCAACGTAGCCACAAAACTGATCAATATCATCTGGATCAGCGGCAGGCTGATAAACACCACGAAGATAAGAAGGCCAGTCATTTTGAGGGCTGGAAGATAACGATTGGCGTTCATGAGGATCGTCCGTCATAAAGCTTGGCCTGGGCTTTGGTGAACATCCACGCAACGAACAACACGATCAAAAAGTAGAGCACCGATCGAGCGGCGGACGGGCCATAGTTGAAGGCCTTTATGTCCTCACCCAGATCAACGGCGAGGAACATTGTCGCGCCATTTGGACCGCCTGCATTAATCGGAAATGCTTCGGTATAAATCATGAAAGAATCCATGAAACGCAGCAGGATGGCCATCAGCAGAACGTGATAAAGCTTTGGCAATTGGATGTGGAGAAACACCTGCCAAGGACCGGCACCATCGATTGCGGCCGCTTGGTAATGGGACGCGGGCACTGTCGTGAGTGCGCTGTAACACAAGATCACAACAAGACTTGTCCAATGCCACACGTCCATCGCAATAATGACCGCCCATGTCTGCGTTGCCGACTGTTTCCAATCAGCGGACCAACCGAGGAATGGTAACAGACGTCCTAAGATACCTGTTTCGGGGTTTAGCAGGCTCAGCCACAGGGACGGGATCATATTCCACGGCACAAGCAATGGCAGTGAGACGACTACCAGCGCGATGCCAACCCAGACTTTTCGTCTGGGAATACACAGTGCAATCGCGATCCCCAACGGGATCTGGATGGCGAGTATAAGCGTTGAAAACAATGCACTCCGCCCGAAACTGACCCAGAAACGCCGTGATTGAATGATCTGCTCATACCATTCCGTCCCAACCCAGAATCGAGCATCCAAAAGAAAGATTTCAAAAAGTGAATAGTTGATAACGGTAATCAATGGGATCAACCCGACAAGGCCAAGAACGACAACGGCAGGTGCGACGAATAACCAGCCGATATTGCCAAAGTCTTTCATAGTGTCGATCCAGTTTGGTGGCCAATCAATGCCTCAGCTTGTCACTACTTGTGTGTTCCAAGCTTCGCAATTCGCAGTCAGTTCTTTTGACAACGCATTGTCTGTGAACAAAATATCGACGTCATTCAATGTGCAGATCGTGAGAGGCGCTTTTCGCTGAAATTTAGTATGATCGGCAACCACCATCACGTTGCGGGATCGTTGAATGGCAGTCCTGCTGACCATCACCTCTTGGCCATCAAAATCAAGCAGGTCGCCGTCTGCGTCGATTGCCGAACAGCCCAGTACAGAGTGATCAAACTTAAACTGTTTGACCATTTCTGCCGTCAGACCTCCGACAATACCGCCATCCGAACGCCGCAGCACACCGCCTGCTAAAATGATCTCACATGTTCTATTTACGGCCAATATATAGGCTATATTTAAATTATTAGTTACAACGAGTAGGTTTTCATGATCCAGCAACTCTTGCGCGACGGCTTCAGTGCTTGTCCCGATGTTCATAAAGACCGACGCGCCGTGTGGAATTGATTGGGCGCATTTGACGGCAATTGCTGCCTTGCCCGCTTCGTTGGTGCGGCGACGTTCTTCGTAAATGATGTTCACGACACCGGATGGTACCACGGCCCCGCCATGTACCCGTTCAAGCCGCCCACTTTCGGCCAGATCAGACAGATCGCGTCTGATTGTTTGCACTGTAACGTTGTAGTGCTCGGCCAGCCCATCGACAGTGACCTTGCCTTCTTTGCGCGCAAAATCAAGGATCTCACTTTGCCTGAAATTCGAAACCATTGCACTCTCCAAAGCGCCACTCACGAACTGTCGAACAGGGCGTTTCGGACGGCTTACATCACCACCAACAAGCCGCAGTGACGTAGAATCGTCAAGGGGGTTGCCCAATTTCATGGCGCAAACCGCTTACGAAAGGGACGTATTCGATAATAAGAATCGATCTATTTCAGCTATTTGGAGGGCAAGCGAACACAAACGAACATTCGTTCTTGCAATGCAGCACATTTTGGCGCTGAATGAGGTATCGCTGCAAGCTGGGAGGCTGCAGCAAATAATGAATGCAGGGAGGCTTCATTGGACCAGCGCAAAAATTGCAGCACTGTCGACCTTTTCGTCATCGGTGGTGGCATCAATGGATGTGGAATTGCGCGCGACGCTGTGGGCCGTGGGCTGACGGTTGAACTGGCCGAGATGAACGATCTGGCCTCCGCGACGTCGTCGGCATCGACAAAGCTTTTCCACGGTGGCCTGCGATATCTGGAATACTGGGAAATCCGACTTGTCCGCGAAGCTCTGATCGAACGCGAGGTTCTGCTAAAGGCGATGCCGCATATTTCGTGGCCGATGCGATTTATTCTGCCTTACCACAAAGACATGCGGTTTGACGGCGACACGCCGACGTCCAAGCTGTTGAACATTGTGATGCCTTGGATGAAGGGGCGCCGACCCGCGTGGCTGATCCGGTTTGGTTTGTTCCTCTATGACAACCTTGGTGGGCGTAAGATCCTCAAGGGAACAACGTCGCTTAATCTGGCGGGGACACCCGAGGGTGCGCCCCTGCAAGAGAGATTTGAACTGGCCTACGAATATTCAGACTGCTGGATCGAAGACAGCAGGCTGGTCGTTCTGACCGCGAGAGACGCCGAAGGTCGCGGCGCGCGCATCAATGTGCGCACCAAGGTCATTTCAGCGGAGCAAACGGAAGGCATTTGGGAAATTTCGCTTGAGGACACTGATACGGGTGTGCGCCGCGACGTGTCAGCGCGGATGTTGGTCAACGCTGGTGGGCCATGGGTCGAGGACGTGATCAGAAATACGGTACGGATCAATGCAACAGAAGGTGTTCGGTTGGTGCGCGGAAGTCATATCGTAACGCGTAAACTTTACGATCACGACAAATGCTATTTCTTCCAAGGCACCGATGGGCGGATTATTTTTACCGTGCCTTACGAAACCGACTTTACGCTGATCGGGACGACAGACGCAGAGCATGAAGACGTAAACCAAAAGCCAGTCTGCACCCCAGAAGAACAAAGCTACCTTTTGGATTTTGCTTCGAAATACCTCAAGACCCCCGTCACAGCCGACGACATTGTCTGGACGTATTCTGGCGTTCGCCCGCTTTATGATGATGGTGCCAAGTCAGCCACGGCTGCAACGCGGGATTATGTTTTGAAAGTCGACACGTCTGCAGGCGCGCCAATCCTGAGCGTGTTTGGCGGTAAGATCACGACCCACCGCAAACTCGCCGAATCGGCGATGGAAAAGATCGGGGCGTTTTTCCCTGATGTTGAACAGTCCTGGACGGCCGGCGTACCGCTGCCGGGTGGCAATTTTTCGGTGGATGGCGTCGCGGCGTTGACGGCGCGGTTGTCGAAGCAATATCCGTTTCTGACGGTCGCGTGGACCAACCGCCTAATCAAAGCCTACGGGATGGACGCGTTCAACGTTCTTGCAGATGCAACCACCAAGGCTGCATTGGGCAAAGATTTTGGTGCCACGTTGACCGAAAGCGAAGTTGTTTGGCTGATCCAAAAAGAATTTGCACATACGGCTGAAGACATCGTTTGGCGTCGCTCAAAACTTGGACTGCGTATGAGTGTTGAAGACATAAACGCGCTGGACAAATGGATGGCACAGAACGCGTCGCACCACCGCAGCCACACACAACCCGATCTGCCAAAGAGGAGCGCGTAATGTCATTGGTTCTAGAAGGCGTGTCCAAGGTCGTGAACGGCCAGACACATATTTATACGACCGATCTTGAACTGCAAAGCGGTACGATGAACGTCTTGCTTGGACCAACGTCATCAGGGAAGACATCGCTTATGCGGCTGATGGCTGGTCTGGATGTACCGAACACTGGAAAAATTATCTGGGGTGGACAGGACGTCACGGGAATGCGCGTTCAAGAGCGCGGTATCGCCATGGTCTATCAGCAGTTCATTAATTACCCGTCGATGACGGTGTATGAAAACATCGCCAGCCCCATGCGTCTTCTCAAACAATCTGCCAGCCAGATTGATGCGGCCGTCAGACAGGCCGCTGACCTGATGAAACTTGGCCCCTTCCTTGATCGCAAACCACTGGAATTGTCAGGTGGTCAGCAACAACGTTGTGCCTTGGCACGCGCACTTGTCAAAGATGCCGGTCTTGTGTTGCTGGATGAGCCGCTGGCCAACCTTGATTATAAATTGCGCGAAGAATTGCGCGCTGAAATCCCAAAAATATTTGAAGAGGCTGGATCAATCTTTGTCTATGCCACGACGGAACCGGAAGAGGCGCTGCTTTTGGGCGGCAATACCGCGGCCATGTGGGAAGGCAGGATTACGCAGTTCGGCTTGACGCCCACGGTATATCGGCGACCTATCAACGCGACGACGGCACGGGTGTTCTCAGATCCGCCGATGAATTTTCTGAATATCCAGAAGACAGGCGCCCGCCTGCAGTTCGGGGATGGACAAGCAGCCGCAGCATCTGGCGCCTTTGCGGGCTTGGATGACGGAGACTACATCGCCGGTTTCCGCCCCAACCATCTTGAACTCGAAAAACAGAGTGCTGACACATTGGAGTTCAGCGGTAAACTGCGGGTCACTGAAATCACGGGTTCCGAAACTTTCGTCCACCTCGATCATCAAGGTGACAGTTGGGTTGGCCTGATCCATGGCGTGCGGGACCTTAAGATCGGTATGTCTTTGAAGGTCTATCTTGACCCAAGCCATGTTTATATTTTCGCTCAGGACGGCACGTCTGTCGCGCCTGCATCCTATGCAACTGCGGCCTGAGGGAACATAAAATGGCAAAAATTACCCTCGAAAATCTAGCGCATTCGTACCTGCCCAATCCGAGCAGCGAAGATGACTATGCGCTCAAAGAACTTAATCACGACTGGGCCGACGGCGAAGCCTACGCCTTGCTTGGGTCTTCCGGCTGCGGTAAATCTACGCTTCTCAACCTCATTTCTGGCCTGTTGCATCCCAGCCAAGGGCGTATTCTGTTCGACGATAAGGACGTGACGGCGGCACCAACGACACAGCGCAATATCGCGCAGGTTTTCCAGTTTCCTGTGGTCTACGACACCATGACTGTGCACGATAATCTGGCCTTTCCTTTGCGCAATCGCAGCGCCGATGCGGCCTATGTGCGTGACCGTGTTCAGCAGATCGCAGAAATGATTGGGATGGAGGATATGCTGAACCGTAAGGCCCGTGGCCTGACGGCAGATGCCAAGCAAAAGATTTCACTGGGACGCGGCATGGTCCGCGAGGATGTGAACGCGTTATTGTTTGATGAACCGCTGACGGTCATTGATCCGCATATGAAATGGGAATTGCGCACCCAGCTTAAATCACTGCACCACGAATTTGGGCACACAATGATCTACGTGACCCACGACCAGACTGAAGCGCTGACTTTCGCGGACAAAGTGGTCGTGATGTATGATGGCCGTGTTGTGCAGATTGGTACGCCGCAACAGCTTTTTGAGCAGCCCGAACATACATTCGTAGGCTATTTTATTGGCTCTCCGGGTATGAACGTTCTCGACGCGCAGGTGGATGGTGACACAGCCGTCCTTGCGGGCACGCAGATCCCCCTCGGCAAAGGTTTTGGCGCGTTGAGCGGCAAAGTTGAGCTGGGTGTGCGTCCCGAATTCACGTCTCTCAGTACGGGTGACGAAGGCCTGCCAGTGACAATAAAACGGGTCGAAGATGTTGGCCGCCACAAGATTGTGCGCGCCGATTTCAACGGTACTGAGATCAACGTGCTCGCGCCCGAAGGCGCCGATATTTCCCCAGACATGAACCGCGTTGTCTTCGATCCGACAGGAATCAACATTTACTCCAACAGCTGGCGCGTTGCGCCAAAGGTGGCTTGATATGAACAAGACCGTAAATCAAAAGGCATGGTTTCTTATTCTGCCCGTGTTGGTCCTCGTCGCGTTTTCCGCAGTGATCCCTTTAATGACAGTCGTAAACTACTCGGTTCAAGACACGTTCGGAAGAAACGAGTTCTTCTGGGCCGGCCTTGAGTGGTTCGAACAAATCCTGGCCTCAGAGAGGATGTGGGACGCCTTGGGGCGTCAAATTGCCTTCACTGCCATCATTTTGACGATTCAAATCCCGCTTGGTGTTTTTGTCGCGCTAAACATGCCAAAAAAGGGATTTTGGGCCTCGCTCTGCCTCGTGCTTATGTCGTTGCCACTCCTCATTCCTTGGAACGTTGTGGGAACGATTTGGCAGATTTTTGGCCGCGTCGATATTGGACTACTAGGTTACACACTTAATGCGATCGGAATTGATTATAACTACACGCAAGACTTCTATGCGGCCTGGATTACGGTCGTCATGATGGATGTGTGGCATTGGACATCACTTGTGGCGCTTTTAGCCTACGCGGGTCTCCAGTCGATCCCGGACGCCTATTATCAGGCCGCCAAGATTGACCAAGCAAGCCGTTGGAAGGTGTTCCGCTTTATTGAACTCCCCAAGATCATGGGCGTTCTTATGATTGCTATTCTGCTGCGGTTTATGGACAGCTTTATGATCTACACCGAACCCTTCGTGGTCACAGGTGGCGGACCTGGTAATTCGACGACGTTCTTGTCGATCGATCTGGTCAAAATGGCCCTAGGACAGTTCGACCTTGGTCCCGCTGCTGCCTTCTCGATCATGTATTACCTCGTGATCCTGCTGGTTTCATATGTGTTTTACACAGTGATGACGAACCTCGACAAAAGGGATGGCCACTAATGTCTGATCTTACACATACACACGCAAAACGTGGCCTTGGCTTGCCAAAGATCAACGGCAGCGCGATCGTCATGGGCCTGTATCTGCTGTTCTTGTTGCTGCCAATCTATTGGCTGCTGACCATGAGCCTAAAAACAAACACTGAGATTTTGGGTAGCTTTACCTTGTGGCCCCAAAATATGACGTTCGACAACTACATGACAATCCTGACAGACCCG from Octadecabacter antarcticus 307 includes the following:
- a CDS encoding sugar phosphate isomerase/epimerase family protein yields the protein MTLALQLYSMRDCSDQIALLGHLPAMGITKIEGYGGVYGDPTAYRAAMEANGISMPSGHMGLDDIEADFDATMHIVKTLGIGRVFAPYLEENDRPTTAAGYTDLARQLNTAATRYADHGISFGWHNHDFEFMALADGSTPLDILMEKAPDITWEADLAWIVRGGRDPLEFIQRYGGRLSAIHVKDIAENGTNLDEDGWCDLGAGTMDWAALLQACRNQSSDLIYALEHDKPSDPIGYATRSAAAFKTLWENTHD
- a CDS encoding Gfo/Idh/MocA family protein, giving the protein MTKDLGVGIIGCGNISAAYLQLAPIFRGYDIVAVADINMDNARARATEFDVRAHTVDDLLAADDIDLVINLTVPAAHVQVSRAILQAGKHVYSEKPFVLSLAEAQELGGIAKANNLRIGSAPDTFLGASHQLARNLVDSSTIGTVTSGAAVVMSSGMEDWHPNPDFFFLKGGGPILDLGPYYICNLVQMLGPVKKVTSFTGMASDTRIIQNGPRYGETVPVQTPTTIHAIMSFESGAIISLLSSWDVWASNHPTMELYGTEGTMNVPDPNWFGGVLTVTERGGEPIEKSWDHPFAIPNFEDVHANYRGAGLADMALAIAADRPHRCSSDFATHVVEVMTAILAAGETGQVITMTTTCERPEGLGPDQARALLA
- a CDS encoding sugar phosphate isomerase/epimerase family protein; this translates as MSSSIKGPAIFLAQFLGDKAPFNSLPAIVEWAAGLGYKGVQIPTWDTRVFDLDKAASSKTYCDEIAGVCAQHGVAITELSTHLQSQLVAVHPAYDTAFDAFAPSALHGNPAKRQIWAVDQVTKAAKASQHLGLTGAVGFTGSLAFPYLYPWPQRPAGLIDEAFTELARRWKPILDVYDDAGVDFGFEIHPGEDVFDGATFERFLDTLKNHPRCKITYDPSHFLLQQMDYLSFINIYHDCISAFHVKDAEFNPTGRQGVYSGYADWTDRAGRFRSLGDGQVDFKGIFSRLTQYGFDGWAVLEWECCLKHPEQGAAEGAPFIADHIIRRTDKAFDDFAGGDADPTALRNMMGF
- a CDS encoding Gfo/Idh/MocA family protein; the encoded protein is MALLKLGMVGGGQGAFIGGVHRMASRLDGCFELVAGAFASDPARAHASAEILGVSADRSYADYREMATAEAARPDGIDAVSIVTPNHLHGPIAEAFLAQDINVICDKPMTATLAQARSLMLAAEASKGHFFLTHNYTGYPMIRQAQQMVSEGALGNIRIVEANYLQDWLSEAPAPDNKQAAWRTDPAQSGGGAIGDIGTHAYNLACFVTGLRTTRLNATLQAHVAGRTVDDDARVTLQFDGGARGHIWASQVAVGNENNLTLAIYGTKGSIKWAQENPNILLFTKLGDAPQMITRGGVAAHPSAAAVTRIPAGHPEGYLEAFATLYREAAEVIAANSEPTRKSAVIGIKQGLDGMRFVDACQRSSDDGGAWIAL
- a CDS encoding carbohydrate ABC transporter permease — its product is MNANRYLPALKMTGLLIFVVFISLPLIQMILISFVATLPNPDTEVGDLTLRNYSAIFTNPNLRAAFGNSLAYVVINICITVPVAIPAAYAFSRISFVGDKHLFLAFIALRITPPVVLTLPIFQLFSALGVVNSVFGIALAHCLFNLPISIWILQGFISAIPKEMDETAFLDGYSRRQVIWKFLLPLIVPGIAVTAFFCFMFSWVEVVFARILTTTNGKPISMAINALFGFQTDIGLVMAVTAASMIPGAILLFAMRHQLSRGFKIGQV
- a CDS encoding carbohydrate ABC transporter permease; its protein translation is MKDFGNIGWLFVAPAVVVLGLVGLIPLITVINYSLFEIFLLDARFWVGTEWYEQIIQSRRFWVSFGRSALFSTLILAIQIPLGIAIALCIPRRKVWVGIALVVVSLPLLVPWNMIPSLWLSLLNPETGILGRLLPFLGWSADWKQSATQTWAVIIAMDVWHWTSLVVILCYSALTTVPASHYQAAAIDGAGPWQVFLHIQLPKLYHVLLMAILLRFMDSFMIYTEAFPINAGGPNGATMFLAVDLGEDIKAFNYGPSAARSVLYFLIVLFVAWMFTKAQAKLYDGRSS
- a CDS encoding DeoR/GlpR family DNA-binding transcription regulator, with the protein product MVSNFRQSEILDFARKEGKVTVDGLAEHYNVTVQTIRRDLSDLAESGRLERVHGGAVVPSGVVNIIYEERRRTNEAGKAAIAVKCAQSIPHGASVFMNIGTSTEAVAQELLDHENLLVVTNNLNIAYILAVNRTCEIILAGGVLRRSDGGIVGGLTAEMVKQFKFDHSVLGCSAIDADGDLLDFDGQEVMVSRTAIQRSRNVMVVADHTKFQRKAPLTICTLNDVDILFTDNALSKELTANCEAWNTQVVTS
- the glpD gene encoding glycerol-3-phosphate dehydrogenase, whose product is MDQRKNCSTVDLFVIGGGINGCGIARDAVGRGLTVELAEMNDLASATSSASTKLFHGGLRYLEYWEIRLVREALIEREVLLKAMPHISWPMRFILPYHKDMRFDGDTPTSKLLNIVMPWMKGRRPAWLIRFGLFLYDNLGGRKILKGTTSLNLAGTPEGAPLQERFELAYEYSDCWIEDSRLVVLTARDAEGRGARINVRTKVISAEQTEGIWEISLEDTDTGVRRDVSARMLVNAGGPWVEDVIRNTVRINATEGVRLVRGSHIVTRKLYDHDKCYFFQGTDGRIIFTVPYETDFTLIGTTDAEHEDVNQKPVCTPEEQSYLLDFASKYLKTPVTADDIVWTYSGVRPLYDDGAKSATAATRDYVLKVDTSAGAPILSVFGGKITTHRKLAESAMEKIGAFFPDVEQSWTAGVPLPGGNFSVDGVAALTARLSKQYPFLTVAWTNRLIKAYGMDAFNVLADATTKAALGKDFGATLTESEVVWLIQKEFAHTAEDIVWRRSKLGLRMSVEDINALDKWMAQNASHHRSHTQPDLPKRSA
- a CDS encoding ABC transporter ATP-binding protein, yielding MSLVLEGVSKVVNGQTHIYTTDLELQSGTMNVLLGPTSSGKTSLMRLMAGLDVPNTGKIIWGGQDVTGMRVQERGIAMVYQQFINYPSMTVYENIASPMRLLKQSASQIDAAVRQAADLMKLGPFLDRKPLELSGGQQQRCALARALVKDAGLVLLDEPLANLDYKLREELRAEIPKIFEEAGSIFVYATTEPEEALLLGGNTAAMWEGRITQFGLTPTVYRRPINATTARVFSDPPMNFLNIQKTGARLQFGDGQAAAASGAFAGLDDGDYIAGFRPNHLELEKQSADTLEFSGKLRVTEITGSETFVHLDHQGDSWVGLIHGVRDLKIGMSLKVYLDPSHVYIFAQDGTSVAPASYATAA
- a CDS encoding ABC transporter ATP-binding protein, giving the protein MAKITLENLAHSYLPNPSSEDDYALKELNHDWADGEAYALLGSSGCGKSTLLNLISGLLHPSQGRILFDDKDVTAAPTTQRNIAQVFQFPVVYDTMTVHDNLAFPLRNRSADAAYVRDRVQQIAEMIGMEDMLNRKARGLTADAKQKISLGRGMVREDVNALLFDEPLTVIDPHMKWELRTQLKSLHHEFGHTMIYVTHDQTEALTFADKVVVMYDGRVVQIGTPQQLFEQPEHTFVGYFIGSPGMNVLDAQVDGDTAVLAGTQIPLGKGFGALSGKVELGVRPEFTSLSTGDEGLPVTIKRVEDVGRHKIVRADFNGTEINVLAPEGADISPDMNRVVFDPTGINIYSNSWRVAPKVA